The Uruburuella testudinis genome window below encodes:
- the ftsL gene encoding cell division protein FtsL, with translation MNKLNVILLAAALLSGLAVVTVQDQSRQYYIALDKAEKQEVQLEQDYARLKLDQAKLSNHQLIKNAAERQNLHPPAMADTRMIQMQ, from the coding sequence ATGAATAAATTAAATGTGATTTTGCTGGCGGCGGCGTTGTTGTCGGGCTTGGCGGTGGTAACCGTGCAAGACCAGTCGCGCCAATACTACATAGCGTTGGATAAGGCCGAAAAGCAGGAAGTGCAGCTTGAGCAGGATTATGCGCGCCTGAAGTTGGACCAGGCCAAGTTGTCCAACCACCAGCTGATTAAAAATGCAGCCGAAAGGCAAAACCTGCATCCGCCCGCCATGGCCGATACCCGCATGATTCAGATGCAATAA
- a CDS encoding peptidoglycan D,D-transpeptidase FtsI family protein codes for MLIKNEYKPQMLPKQPKGKKPVSTNGRIAFVLGGLALAFAALVGRGVYLQTTQHDFLKNQGDQRFVRTLALPASRGTITDRNGATLALSAPTESLYAVPSSMDAMPPADKLAELSALTGVPLETLEARLAKKDKDFIYLKRQLPKETADKVAALGIKGLAFQKEAKRHYPMGNLFAHVIGFTNIDGKGQEGLELAREDDLRGENGAKVVLRDNKGNIVDSLDSPRNRDPKNGHDMVMSMDQRIQTLAYEELNKAIAHHRAKAGSVVVLDAQTGEILALANSPAYDPNNPGKADSEQRRNRAVTDMIEPGSAMKPFAIAKALDSGKVNVNTWFNTNPYKIGPATVRDTHVYPSLDVRGIMQKSSNVGTSKLSAMFTPHEMYDFYRSIGVGQRMHSGFPGESAGLLRKWENWRPIEQATMSFGYGLQLSLLQLVRAYTVITHDGELLPISFEKQEAAPKGQQIIKPETAKAVRNIMISVTEKGGTGTAGAIDGFDVGAKTGTARKLVNGRYVNNKHVGTFIGFAPAQSPRVIVAVSIDEPTVNGYYGGVVAGPVFKSVMAGSLNILGVSPTKPLKETIVQAARNP; via the coding sequence ATGTTAATCAAAAACGAATACAAGCCGCAGATGCTGCCCAAGCAGCCCAAGGGCAAGAAACCCGTCAGCACCAACGGGCGGATTGCGTTTGTGTTGGGCGGCTTGGCGCTTGCCTTTGCCGCATTGGTAGGGCGGGGCGTGTATCTGCAAACCACACAGCATGATTTTCTGAAAAATCAGGGCGACCAGCGCTTTGTGCGCACCTTGGCATTGCCCGCATCGCGCGGCACCATTACCGACCGCAACGGCGCCACCTTGGCGCTGAGTGCGCCGACCGAATCGCTGTATGCCGTGCCTTCCAGCATGGATGCGATGCCGCCGGCCGACAAGCTGGCCGAGCTCTCGGCGTTGACCGGTGTGCCGTTGGAAACCCTTGAGGCGCGGCTGGCCAAAAAAGACAAAGATTTTATCTATCTGAAACGCCAGCTGCCGAAAGAAACCGCCGATAAAGTGGCGGCCTTGGGCATTAAAGGGCTGGCTTTCCAAAAAGAAGCCAAACGCCATTATCCGATGGGCAATCTGTTTGCCCATGTGATCGGTTTTACCAATATCGACGGCAAAGGCCAGGAAGGCTTGGAGCTGGCGCGTGAAGATGATTTGCGCGGAGAAAACGGCGCCAAAGTGGTGTTGCGCGACAATAAAGGCAACATCGTCGACAGCCTCGATTCGCCGCGCAACCGCGATCCGAAAAACGGCCACGATATGGTGATGTCGATGGATCAGCGTATCCAAACGCTGGCTTATGAAGAGTTGAACAAAGCCATCGCCCACCACCGTGCCAAAGCCGGCAGCGTGGTGGTGCTGGATGCGCAAACCGGTGAAATTCTGGCGTTGGCCAACAGCCCGGCTTATGATCCCAACAATCCGGGCAAGGCCGACAGCGAGCAGCGCCGCAACCGCGCCGTTACCGATATGATTGAGCCCGGCTCCGCCATGAAGCCGTTTGCCATTGCCAAAGCATTAGATTCGGGCAAAGTGAATGTGAATACCTGGTTTAACACCAACCCCTATAAAATCGGCCCGGCCACCGTGCGCGACACCCATGTTTACCCTTCTTTGGATGTGCGCGGCATTATGCAGAAATCATCCAACGTGGGCACCAGCAAGCTGTCGGCCATGTTTACGCCGCATGAAATGTATGATTTTTACCGCAGCATCGGTGTCGGCCAGCGCATGCATTCGGGCTTTCCGGGCGAATCGGCCGGCCTGTTGCGCAAGTGGGAAAACTGGCGGCCGATCGAGCAGGCCACCATGTCGTTCGGCTATGGTCTGCAATTGAGCCTGCTGCAACTGGTGCGCGCCTACACCGTGATTACCCACGACGGCGAATTGCTGCCGATAAGTTTTGAAAAGCAGGAAGCCGCGCCCAAAGGGCAGCAGATTATCAAGCCCGAAACCGCCAAAGCCGTGCGCAATATCATGATTTCGGTCACTGAAAAAGGCGGCACCGGCACCGCCGGCGCAATAGACGGCTTTGATGTGGGCGCCAAAACCGGCACCGCCCGCAAACTGGTCAACGGCCGTTATGTCAACAATAAGCACGTGGGCACCTTTATCGGTTTCGCGCCGGCGCAAAGCCCGCGGGTGATTGTGGCGGTGAGCATCGACGAGCCTACTGTTAACGGCTATTACGGCGGCGTGGTGGCCGGGCCGGTGTTTAAAAGCGTGATGGCGGGCAGCCTGAATATTCTCGGCGTTTCCCCCACCAAACCCTTGAAAGAAACCATCGTGCAGGCCGCCCGCAACCCTTAG
- a CDS encoding UDP-N-acetylmuramoyl-L-alanyl-D-glutamate--2,6-diaminopimelate ligase, with product MFSELSPLAETHLPPLLCDFTAGRLLHSDSRKIRPGDIFIACQGEYTDGRSYIPAAIDNGAAFVFWDDDGTFAWPSEYTVPNQGIKDLKRRAGIVAAAVYGNVSDGLTVWGVTGTNGKTSISQWLAQAGDLLGTPTAVIGTVGNGFWGKLEAATHTTPDPVSVQTLLHHFAGQNAKNVAMEVSSHGLDQFRVNGTAFKSAIFTNLTRDHLDYHGSMQAYGEIKARLFYWQGLQHAFINIDDDYGAVLAGRLKAERPDLAVYGYGFGEQADIRINRFSAASDGMNVMLATPWGRSEINSRLLGRFNAQNLAACVGLLCANGYPLDKVSAALAQIRPATGRMDCIMNPGKPLVVVDYAHTPDALEKAIATLNEIKPQGAVLWCVFGCGGNRDKGKRPLMGAAATAADKVVVTSDNPRMEEPQDIINDILPAVPQPERVEADRAAAIRYAVAQAAPQDIILIAGKGHETYQDILGQKQHFSDFEVAEAALVGR from the coding sequence ATGTTCAGCGAATTATCCCCTTTAGCTGAAACCCATCTGCCGCCCCTGCTGTGTGATTTTACAGCAGGGCGGTTGCTGCATTCAGACAGCCGCAAAATCCGCCCCGGCGACATCTTCATCGCCTGCCAGGGCGAATATACCGATGGGCGCAGCTATATTCCCGCCGCCATCGATAACGGTGCGGCGTTTGTGTTTTGGGACGACGACGGCACATTTGCGTGGCCGTCTGAATACACCGTGCCCAATCAGGGCATCAAAGATTTGAAACGCCGCGCCGGCATTGTGGCTGCTGCGGTGTACGGCAATGTTTCAGACGGCCTCACCGTTTGGGGTGTAACCGGCACCAACGGCAAAACCTCCATCAGCCAATGGCTGGCGCAGGCCGGCGATTTGCTCGGCACCCCCACCGCCGTTATCGGCACCGTGGGCAACGGCTTTTGGGGCAAACTCGAAGCCGCCACGCACACTACCCCCGATCCGGTGTCGGTGCAAACCCTGTTGCACCACTTTGCCGGGCAAAACGCAAAAAATGTGGCGATGGAAGTGTCCAGCCACGGCCTCGACCAATTCCGTGTGAACGGCACCGCGTTTAAAAGCGCCATTTTCACCAATCTCACGCGCGACCACCTCGACTACCACGGCAGCATGCAGGCATACGGCGAAATCAAGGCGCGGCTGTTTTATTGGCAGGGTTTGCAGCATGCGTTTATCAATATCGACGACGACTACGGCGCTGTATTGGCAGGCCGTCTGAAAGCCGAGCGCCCCGATTTGGCGGTATATGGATATGGTTTCGGCGAACAGGCCGACATCCGCATCAACCGTTTTAGCGCTGCTTCAGACGGCATGAACGTGATGCTGGCCACACCGTGGGGCCGCAGCGAAATCAACAGCCGCCTGCTCGGACGCTTCAACGCCCAAAACCTTGCCGCCTGCGTAGGCCTGCTGTGCGCCAACGGTTATCCGCTGGATAAAGTATCGGCCGCGCTGGCGCAAATCCGCCCCGCCACCGGCCGCATGGACTGCATCATGAACCCCGGTAAGCCGCTGGTGGTGGTGGATTATGCCCACACCCCCGATGCGCTTGAAAAAGCCATTGCCACGTTGAATGAAATCAAACCGCAAGGTGCTGTGCTGTGGTGCGTGTTCGGCTGCGGCGGCAACCGCGACAAAGGCAAACGCCCGCTGATGGGCGCCGCCGCGACCGCCGCCGACAAAGTGGTGGTAACCAGCGACAACCCGCGCATGGAAGAGCCGCAAGACATTATCAATGATATTCTGCCTGCCGTGCCGCAGCCCGAACGGGTGGAAGCCGACCGTGCAGCCGCCATCCGATACGCCGTGGCGCAGGCCGCACCGCAAGACATTATCCTGATTGCGGGCAAAGGCCATGAAACCTATCAGGATATCTTGGGTCAGAAACAGCATTTTTCCGATTTTGAAGTGGCCGAAGCGGCGTTGGTCGGGCGATAG
- the rsmH gene encoding 16S rRNA (cytosine(1402)-N(4))-methyltransferase RsmH: MSETTPHRHITVLLNEAVDALNIRDNGVYVDGTFGRGGHSRLILSKLGSEGRLVVFDKDPQAIAVARELAARDSRVSVVHNGFATFQTALDDLGIGKIDGALFDLGISSPQIDEGARGFSFRFDAPLDMRMDPTRGQSAAEWLAAAEEQQIHEVIKNYGEERFSRQIARAIVSQREAAPIDTTGKLAQLVAQNVRTRERGQDPATRTFQAVRIFINRELEEVKAVLPQAVQRLNTGGRLAVIAFHSLEDRIVKQFMKQYSQHAPLPKWAAIREADLPQPPLTLIGKAVKPSEQEVQGNPRARSAVLRIAGRTGGQFEASEQAV; this comes from the coding sequence ATGAGTGAAACCACGCCGCACCGCCACATTACGGTATTGCTGAATGAAGCGGTGGATGCGCTGAATATCCGTGACAACGGTGTGTATGTTGACGGCACCTTCGGCAGGGGCGGCCATTCGCGGCTGATTTTGTCGAAGCTGGGCAGCGAAGGCCGTTTGGTGGTGTTTGATAAAGACCCGCAAGCCATTGCCGTAGCCCGTGAGCTGGCTGCCCGAGATTCGCGCGTGAGCGTGGTGCACAACGGTTTTGCCACGTTTCAGACGGCCTTGGATGATTTGGGCATTGGCAAGATTGACGGCGCTCTGTTTGATTTGGGCATTTCGTCGCCGCAAATTGACGAAGGCGCGCGCGGATTCAGTTTCCGTTTTGATGCGCCGCTGGATATGCGTATGGATCCGACCCGCGGCCAATCCGCTGCCGAATGGCTGGCGGCGGCTGAAGAGCAGCAGATACACGAGGTGATTAAAAATTATGGTGAAGAGCGGTTTAGTCGCCAGATTGCGCGCGCCATTGTTTCGCAACGCGAGGCCGCGCCCATTGATACAACCGGCAAGCTGGCGCAGCTGGTGGCGCAAAACGTCCGTACTCGCGAGCGCGGACAGGATCCGGCGACGCGGACGTTTCAGGCCGTTCGCATCTTCATCAACCGTGAGCTTGAAGAAGTAAAAGCCGTGCTGCCGCAAGCGGTGCAGCGTTTGAATACGGGCGGGCGCCTTGCGGTGATTGCCTTTCATTCGCTGGAAGACCGCATCGTGAAGCAGTTTATGAAGCAATATTCGCAACATGCGCCGCTGCCGAAATGGGCGGCAATACGTGAAGCCGATTTGCCGCAGCCGCCGCTTACCTTAATCGGTAAAGCTGTGAAGCCGTCTGAACAAGAAGTGCAAGGCAACCCGCGCGCCCGTTCGGCCGTATTGCGGATTGCCGGGCGCACGGGCGGTCAATTTGAAGCATCTGAGCAGGCCGTCTGA
- a CDS encoding group II truncated hemoglobin, which yields MYASLGGETAVAALTDRFYDLMDLEPCYAALRATHGETLDYARERLFQFLSGWLGGPDLYQQAHGHPRLRQRHMPFAVTMQLRNEWLACFAQALQELAVAKELAEPLLFNLFVLGDWMRNQPEPQYAPPQPPMAADVQRLPQLQALLQQYGIEGFFQTASVMDVE from the coding sequence ATGTATGCCTCACTCGGCGGAGAAACGGCAGTGGCCGCACTGACCGACCGTTTTTACGATTTGATGGATTTGGAGCCGTGTTATGCGGCTTTACGCGCCACACACGGCGAAACGCTGGATTACGCGCGCGAGCGCCTGTTTCAATTTTTAAGCGGCTGGCTCGGCGGCCCCGATTTGTATCAGCAGGCGCACGGTCATCCGCGTTTGCGCCAGCGGCACATGCCGTTTGCCGTCACCATGCAGCTGCGCAACGAATGGCTGGCTTGTTTTGCGCAGGCTTTGCAGGAATTGGCAGTGGCAAAAGAGCTGGCCGAGCCGCTGCTGTTTAATCTGTTTGTATTGGGCGACTGGATGCGCAACCAGCCCGAACCGCAATATGCGCCGCCGCAACCGCCGATGGCCGCCGATGTGCAGCGCCTGCCGCAATTGCAGGCGCTGTTGCAGCAATACGGTATCGAGGGTTTTTTTCAGACGGCCTCTGTCATGGATGTTGAATAA
- a CDS encoding UDP-N-acetylmuramoyl-tripeptide--D-alanyl-D-alanine ligase, whose product MKPLDLNFICEALHLPLPSENAAVQRIVTDSRDIQSGDVFFALAGDRFDAHDFVADVLEKGALAAVVSREDCAALPDTLHVADTLHALQTLAQAWRNHINPFVVGITGSSGKTTVKEMLAAVLRHSFGAETVLATAGNFNNHIGLPLTLLKLTPAHRYAVIEMGMSHFGELAALTQIAKPDVALVNNALRAHVGCGFDGVGDIARAKSEIYQGLASDGLALIPCEDAHQAVFQTASKAFKRQTFGVQGGDIHAENMVLKPLSCEFDLVYGGKRAAVVLPVPGRHNVHNAVAAAALALAAGLDVQNVADGLKNFANIKGRLQIKPGIKNATVLDDTYNANPDSMKAALDVLAELPAPRVFVMGDMGELGADEAAAMHAEVGRYAHGKGIEAAYFVGDESVHAAEAFGAAGLWFADKDPLIQVLCHDLPPGAHVLVKGSRFMKMEAVAAALAEH is encoded by the coding sequence ATGAAACCTTTAGATTTAAACTTTATTTGTGAAGCGCTCCATCTGCCGTTGCCGTCTGAAAATGCAGCGGTGCAGCGCATTGTTACCGACAGCCGCGATATACAAAGCGGTGATGTGTTTTTCGCGCTTGCGGGCGATCGCTTTGATGCACATGATTTTGTCGCCGACGTGTTGGAAAAAGGCGCATTGGCGGCGGTGGTGTCGCGTGAAGATTGCGCGGCGCTGCCGGATACGCTGCATGTGGCAGACACGCTGCACGCCCTGCAAACGCTGGCGCAGGCTTGGCGCAACCACATCAACCCGTTTGTGGTCGGCATCACCGGCTCATCGGGCAAAACCACGGTGAAAGAAATGCTGGCGGCAGTATTGCGCCACAGCTTCGGTGCGGAAACGGTGTTGGCCACAGCAGGCAATTTCAACAACCACATCGGCCTGCCGCTTACCTTGTTGAAGCTCACGCCGGCGCACCGTTATGCGGTAATTGAAATGGGCATGAGCCATTTTGGCGAATTGGCGGCATTAACACAAATCGCCAAGCCCGATGTGGCGCTGGTCAACAATGCCTTGCGCGCGCATGTCGGTTGCGGTTTTGACGGCGTGGGCGATATTGCCCGCGCCAAAAGCGAGATTTATCAGGGCTTGGCTTCAGACGGCCTGGCGCTGATTCCGTGTGAAGACGCTCATCAGGCGGTGTTTCAGACGGCCTCAAAAGCATTTAAACGGCAGACGTTCGGTGTGCAGGGCGGTGATATTCATGCTGAAAACATGGTATTGAAGCCTTTGTCTTGCGAATTTGATTTGGTGTACGGCGGCAAACGGGCGGCGGTGGTGCTGCCGGTGCCGGGGCGGCACAATGTGCACAATGCCGTGGCCGCCGCCGCATTGGCCTTGGCGGCAGGGTTGGATGTGCAAAACGTTGCCGACGGTCTTAAAAATTTTGCCAACATCAAAGGCCGTCTGCAAATCAAACCGGGCATCAAAAACGCCACCGTGCTCGATGATACTTATAATGCCAACCCCGACAGCATGAAAGCGGCGTTGGATGTGTTGGCCGAGCTGCCCGCACCGCGCGTGTTTGTGATGGGCGATATGGGCGAACTCGGCGCAGACGAAGCCGCCGCCATGCATGCCGAAGTGGGCAGGTATGCGCACGGCAAAGGCATCGAAGCGGCTTATTTTGTCGGCGATGAGAGTGTGCATGCGGCCGAAGCATTCGGTGCGGCGGGTTTGTGGTTTGCTGATAAAGATCCGCTGATTCAGGTGCTTTGCCACGATTTGCCGCCGGGTGCGCATGTGCTGGTGAAGGGGTCGCGTTTTATGAAAATGGAAGCTGTGGCCGCCGCGCTGGCCGAACATTGA
- a CDS encoding class I SAM-dependent methyltransferase, with amino-acid sequence MDLQLPPPSATAAAASRALQTLIAEEIRRQGNWIPFSRFMELALYAPQYGYYTGGAHKIGSGGDFITAPTLSPLFGQTLARQLKPLLAQTEGNLYELGAGTGALAATLLNSLSDGIKHYYIIEVSPELAERQRIHIAENAPENADKVIHLSQLPDTLNGILIGNEVLDAIPCELVRRQQGQFWQIGVGMTKQTFTQTPRPLTSPALLQAARNYFPGCEPYTSELHPAQHALIHTLAGKLACGALIFIDYGFDAAQYYHPQRHMGTLIGHYRHHTVHDPFFHIGLTDLTAHVNFTDIAQAGTDAGLDLIGYTSQAHFLLNLGITDIMAQTAQPQSADYIHQSAALHQLIDQHEMGELFKVMALGRNIDVDWQGFSFGDICHKL; translated from the coding sequence ATGGATTTACAACTTCCTCCCCCTTCTGCAACAGCCGCAGCCGCCAGCCGTGCATTGCAAACGCTGATTGCCGAGGAAATCCGCCGGCAAGGAAACTGGATACCGTTTTCACGCTTTATGGAGCTGGCACTTTATGCACCGCAATACGGCTATTACACCGGCGGCGCACATAAAATCGGCAGCGGCGGCGACTTCATTACCGCGCCCACCCTCTCACCACTGTTCGGCCAAACCCTGGCCCGCCAACTCAAGCCGCTGCTGGCGCAAACGGAAGGCAATCTGTATGAGCTGGGCGCAGGCACCGGCGCACTGGCCGCCACCTTACTCAACAGCCTTTCAGACGGCATCAAACACTATTACATCATCGAAGTCTCGCCCGAGCTGGCCGAACGCCAACGGATCCATATTGCCGAAAACGCTCCCGAAAACGCCGACAAAGTGATACATCTCAGCCAGCTGCCCGATACACTGAACGGCATACTCATCGGCAACGAAGTACTCGATGCCATCCCCTGCGAATTGGTCCGCCGACAACAAGGGCAGTTTTGGCAAATCGGGGTTGGCATGACCAAACAAACGTTCACACAAACGCCCCGCCCGCTGACTTCGCCCGCGCTGCTGCAAGCCGCCCGCAACTACTTTCCGGGCTGCGAACCCTACACCAGCGAGCTACACCCGGCACAACACGCCCTGATACACACCTTGGCCGGCAAACTGGCCTGCGGCGCCCTTATCTTTATCGATTACGGTTTTGATGCCGCCCAGTATTACCACCCGCAACGACACATGGGCACATTAATCGGCCACTACCGCCACCACACCGTACACGACCCGTTTTTCCATATCGGCCTCACCGACCTGACCGCACACGTTAATTTTACCGACATCGCCCAGGCAGGCACCGATGCGGGGCTGGATTTAATCGGCTACACCAGCCAGGCTCATTTTCTGCTCAATTTGGGCATTACCGACATCATGGCACAAACCGCGCAGCCGCAATCTGCCGACTACATACACCAATCCGCCGCCCTACACCAATTAATCGACCAACATGAAATGGGCGAGCTGTTTAAAGTGATGGCGCTTGGGCGGAATATCGATGTTGATTGGCAAGGTTTCAGTTTTGGCGATATTTGCCACAAACTATAG
- the murD gene encoding UDP-N-acetylmuramoyl-L-alanine--D-glutamate ligase — protein sequence MNWQNKQVLVAGLGGSGVSMIAFLQGQGAAVSAYDAKLSAERETQLKQRFPGLPCYTGRLNDALQGVEILALSPGISERTPEIAAFKQAGGRVLGDIEILAGLLAQQSGKIIAITGSNGKTTVTSLAGYLCEQCGLDTVVAGNIGTPVLEAYMQRGGRPADVWVLELSSFQLENTDHLNADAAAVLNISEDHLDRYDDLLDYAHAKDKIFRGSGVQVLNADDVMCRAMRRSGREVKWFSLAQPADYWVEGGSGRLKAGNNDLLAAADIPLQGLHNAANVLAALALCEAVGLPRTELLKHVQTFKGLPHRVEKVGEKNGVVFIDDSKGTNVGATEAAIAGLQSPLVLIAGGQGKGQDFTPLRAALHNKARAVLLIGADAPKIEADLQGCGVPLEHCHTLQAAVRRAYEIAQSGDIVLLSPACASFDMFQGYAHRAQVFVEAFEAL from the coding sequence ATGAATTGGCAAAATAAACAAGTATTAGTCGCCGGCCTCGGTGGCTCTGGCGTATCGATGATTGCCTTTTTGCAGGGGCAGGGCGCGGCGGTGTCGGCTTACGATGCCAAATTAAGCGCAGAACGCGAAACGCAGCTGAAGCAGCGGTTTCCCGGCCTGCCATGTTATACAGGCCGTCTGAACGATGCTTTGCAAGGCGTTGAAATATTGGCGCTCAGCCCCGGCATCAGCGAGCGCACGCCCGAAATCGCAGCTTTCAAACAAGCGGGCGGGCGGGTGCTCGGCGACATTGAAATACTGGCCGGTCTGCTGGCGCAACAAAGCGGCAAAATCATTGCCATCACCGGCAGCAACGGCAAAACCACGGTCACCAGCCTGGCGGGCTATTTGTGTGAACAATGCGGCCTCGATACGGTGGTGGCGGGCAATATCGGCACACCGGTGCTGGAAGCGTATATGCAGCGCGGCGGCCGGCCTGCCGATGTGTGGGTGTTGGAGCTTTCCAGCTTTCAATTGGAAAACACCGATCATCTAAACGCCGATGCGGCGGCGGTGCTGAATATTTCTGAAGACCACCTCGACCGCTATGACGATTTGCTCGATTACGCCCACGCCAAAGATAAAATTTTTCGCGGCAGCGGCGTGCAGGTGCTGAATGCCGATGATGTGATGTGCCGTGCCATGCGCCGCAGCGGCCGCGAAGTGAAATGGTTTTCGCTGGCGCAGCCGGCCGATTATTGGGTGGAGGGCGGTTCAGGCCGTCTGAAAGCGGGTAATAACGATTTGCTCGCCGCTGCCGATATTCCGCTGCAAGGGCTGCATAATGCCGCCAATGTGCTGGCCGCACTGGCCTTGTGCGAAGCCGTCGGGCTGCCGCGCACCGAATTGCTCAAACATGTACAAACCTTTAAAGGCCTGCCGCACCGTGTCGAAAAAGTGGGTGAGAAAAACGGCGTTGTGTTTATCGACGACAGCAAAGGCACCAATGTCGGCGCCACCGAAGCGGCGATTGCCGGGCTGCAAAGCCCGCTGGTGCTGATTGCGGGCGGGCAGGGCAAAGGCCAGGATTTCACGCCGTTGCGCGCCGCGCTGCACAACAAAGCCCGTGCGGTGCTGTTGATCGGTGCGGACGCGCCGAAAATCGAAGCCGACCTGCAAGGCTGCGGTGTGCCGCTGGAGCACTGCCATACGCTGCAAGCGGCGGTGCGGCGCGCTTATGAAATCGCGCAGAGCGGCGATATCGTGTTGCTCAGCCCGGCTTGCGCCAGCTTTGATATGTTTCAAGGCTATGCCCACCGCGCGCAAGTGTTTGTTGAAGCATTTGAGGCTTTATAG
- the mraY gene encoding phospho-N-acetylmuramoyl-pentapeptide-transferase yields the protein MLLWLANIFDNWITAFNVVHYTTFRAVMAALTSLAFSLLLGPWTIRKLTALKVGQAVRHDGPQTHLVKNGTPTMGGSLILTAIAVSTLLWGNLANPYIWILLVVLLATGALGFYDDWRKVVYKDPNGVSGKFKLVWQSVVALSAGVFLFYFAHLSASNAFIVPFFKQIAYPLGGIGFVVLTYFVIVGTSNAVNLTDGLDGLAAFPVVLVAGGLAIFAYASGHVEFARYLQLPHVVGANEVVIFCAAMCGACLGFLWFNAYPAQVFMGDVGALALGAALGTVAVIVRQEIVLFIMGGLFVVEAVSVMLQVGSYKTRKKRIFLMAPIHHHYEQKGWKETQVVVRFWIITMILVLIGLTTLKIR from the coding sequence ATGCTGTTATGGCTTGCAAATATTTTCGACAACTGGATTACTGCCTTTAATGTGGTGCATTACACCACGTTTCGCGCCGTGATGGCGGCACTGACTTCGCTGGCATTTTCGCTGCTGTTGGGGCCGTGGACCATCCGCAAGCTCACGGCGCTGAAAGTCGGCCAGGCGGTGCGCCACGACGGCCCGCAAACCCATTTGGTGAAAAACGGCACCCCGACCATGGGCGGCTCGCTGATTCTGACCGCCATTGCCGTGTCTACGCTGTTGTGGGGCAATCTGGCCAATCCGTATATCTGGATTTTGCTGGTGGTGCTGCTGGCCACCGGCGCGCTCGGTTTTTACGACGATTGGCGCAAAGTGGTTTATAAAGACCCCAACGGCGTGTCGGGCAAGTTTAAGCTGGTGTGGCAATCAGTGGTGGCGCTTTCGGCCGGCGTGTTTTTGTTTTATTTTGCCCATTTGAGTGCCAGCAATGCCTTTATCGTGCCGTTTTTCAAGCAAATTGCCTATCCGCTCGGCGGCATCGGCTTTGTGGTGCTGACTTATTTTGTGATTGTCGGCACATCGAATGCGGTCAACCTCACCGACGGCTTAGACGGCTTGGCGGCGTTTCCGGTGGTGCTGGTGGCGGGCGGCTTGGCAATTTTTGCCTATGCCAGCGGCCACGTGGAATTTGCCCGTTATCTGCAATTGCCGCACGTGGTGGGCGCAAATGAAGTGGTGATATTCTGTGCCGCGATGTGCGGGGCGTGTTTGGGCTTTTTGTGGTTCAACGCCTATCCCGCGCAGGTGTTTATGGGCGACGTGGGCGCCTTGGCGCTGGGCGCAGCTTTGGGCACGGTGGCAGTGATTGTGCGCCAGGAAATCGTGCTGTTTATCATGGGCGGGTTGTTTGTGGTGGAAGCGGTGTCGGTGATGTTGCAGGTGGGCTCTTATAAAACCCGCAAGAAGCGCATTTTTCTGATGGCGCCGATTCACCATCATTACGAACAAAAAGGCTGGAAAGAAACCCAAGTGGTGGTGCGCTTTTGGATTATCACCATGATTTTGGTGCTGATTGGCCTGACGACTTTGAAAATCCGCTAG
- the mraZ gene encoding division/cell wall cluster transcriptional repressor MraZ, with amino-acid sequence MFGGVHELSIDSKGRLAIPAKFREMLLRHYTPAVVATLDSRHRLLIYPEPEWEGVARQLLGLKVAGNPALQRYQNLLLHNADTLELDTAGRVLLPANLRRRVDFDKEVTLVGRANRLELWGREHWEEEMNQALDIDADELAFELSKTDLQL; translated from the coding sequence GTGTTTGGCGGCGTTCATGAATTGAGCATAGACAGCAAAGGGCGGTTGGCGATTCCTGCCAAGTTCCGCGAAATGCTGCTGCGCCATTACACCCCGGCCGTGGTGGCCACGCTGGATTCGCGCCACCGCCTGCTGATTTATCCCGAACCGGAGTGGGAAGGGGTTGCCCGCCAGCTGTTGGGTTTGAAAGTGGCCGGCAACCCGGCCTTGCAGCGTTATCAAAACCTGTTGTTGCACAATGCCGATACGCTGGAGCTGGATACCGCAGGCCGTGTGTTGCTGCCGGCCAATCTGCGCCGCCGTGTGGATTTCGATAAAGAAGTGACTTTGGTCGGCCGCGCCAACCGCCTTGAGCTGTGGGGCAGAGAGCATTGGGAAGAAGAAATGAATCAGGCGCTGGATATTGATGCGGACGAGCTGGCGTTTGAATTGAGCAAAACGGATTTGCAGCTATGA